The nucleotide sequence TTAAAGCGTAACTGTTGTATATTATAAATCTTAATGTTAGTGGCGACCTGTAGTGACAGTTTAGTTGTAACATGTATGAAAGCCACATGCAAGCGGGAGTCGTTGTAAGAATACGATCGAATAAAGACGTTTGAACCTACGCAATAGTTTCATTAAACATACAACATGGCGCAGTCAAGGGACGCTTAAAAAGAAgttagaaaataataagaaaactaaagaaaaacCATGGAGTTTTTGAGTCAGCCGCATCCTATGAAAATGGATGGCGATATAGCTGTATGGGACAAGAAGCAAGAGATGTCTTGAAAACACTAGAAGTTTCTACTGAAGATAAGAAAGATAAGgagaaaataataagaaaactaGATGCATATTTCATACCACAAAGGAATAAAACGGTTGAAAGACACAAATTCAACAGTAGAATTCAAATAATGGGTGAGtcatttgattcatttttggCGGATCTAAGAAAATTAGTTGTTAATTGCGATTATGGAAACTTAAAAGACGACCTAATTGCAGACAGAATAGTTTGTGGAATAGTTGATAAAAGGGTAAAAGACAGATTGTTGAGGGAAACTGATCTAACCTTAAAAACAGCAATAGAAATATGCAAAGCAGCGGAATTGACGGAAGTACATATCAagaatttagaagaaaatagTACTCAAGTGggagaaattaagaaaattcatcaatcGTCAAGAAACAGCTCGTCAGATACGAATACGAGGGgcaaaaacaacaataaaaatgacAATCGAAAACAAGGATCAAGGTCAACTGGTGGTTGGAAGCAAAACAAAGAAGAGAAGACCTGTAAAAGGTGTGGTTACAAACATGAGAAAAAATGTCCAGCGTATGggcaaatatgtaaaaaatgcGAAAAACCAAACCATTTTGCTAGATGTTGCCGTTCCAATGATAAATCCATCCATGGGATTGAACAGAAAGTGGATGAAGACAACAAAGAAAAGGATGATGGTAACGAAGTCGTTTTATATTCACTAACGTGTAATAGTTTAACTGGTAATGATTGGTATCAGGAATTAtatttaatcaatataaataaaactataaagtttaaattagaTACCGGAGCTCACATCAATGTAATACCCGAATACATGTTTAAGatgtttaaaattgatcaatatTTAGAGGattgtaaatttattgttaaaaattatggtGGCGCaacattaaaagtaaaagGTTCATGCATTTTAAATGTtgaattaaatagtaaaagatataagattaaatttatagttatagagaccaataataaaacaaagccGTTGTTAGgtattaatacaattatatCGCTGAATCTAATTGAATGTAATGTAAACggtattttagaaattaaaagtaataatttagaGAAATTATTAAACGTTCATCAAACATTGTTTGAAGGAATAggtaaaatcaaaacaaaaccttgtgaatttaaactaaaagataaCTATGAATCTGCTATAATACCTTGTAGAAGGGTTCCATATCAgcaaacaaatatatttaaaactgaATTAGAGCGAATGgttaaagatgaaattataaCCGAGGTTATTGAACCCACGGAATTTGTAAACCCCATAGTAATTGTGAATAAACCAGACGGGAAAATTCGTCTATGTTTAGATCCAttcatattaattaaagccaTTGTGAGAGAGTACGAACAAATACCCACATttgaagaaattataaaagacCTTAAAGGCATGAAATTTTTCACAGTTCTAGATGCAAACAAAGGTTTCTGGCAGATAGAACTTAGTAAAAAGGCATCAGAGTATACCACGTTTGCAACTCCATTTGgcagatacaaatttttaagattaccTTTTGGGTTATCATGCGCAccggaaatattttataaaacattcaaaaatatttttaaaaatattcaaaatgttaaaatttatatagacgatttaataatatatgcaAAAACTGAAGAAGAACACAATAAAATTCTCAAAGAAGTACTAGAAACAGCTGAAAAGTATGGAGTAAGGTTCAATagaaataaatctaaatttaaacaaacaaaaattaaatatttagggCATATATTGTCTGAGGATGGTATGTTACCAGATCAAGACAAAACACTAGctatccaaaatattaaagaccCAGAAAATGCGAAAGAATTATCTAGATTTCTTGATATGGTCAATTATGTTGGTAAATTTATTCCCAACTTAGCCAAATGAACCTATGAGTTAAGAcaattaacaaagaaaaacacaGAATGGCTTTTTACAAAAACTCATCAggaacaatttaataaattaaagaaaatgttatataaaccCCCTGTTTTGAGTTACTATGATCCAGAATTGCCCATAACGTTATCAGTAGACAGTTCAAAAAACGGACTAGGAGCAGTATTGTTACAGAACAATAAACCAATTGTGTATGCATCAAAAACCCTAACGAAGACTCAAATAGCAATAGTGTATGGGTGTCAAAGATTCCATCAGTACCTATATGGAAGACAATTTACCGTGGAAACAGACCACAAACCGTTAGAATACGTATTCAAAAAAGGGTTAAACGAAAGTCCGTTAAGACTACAAAGATtactgttaaatttaaaaatgtacgaCTTTAAAGTAGTCTATAAACCAGGTTCTCAGCTATACATAGCTGATACACTATCAAGGGCTAGTCAAGAAGACAACTtcgaaataaatgaaacagaAATAGAGGCACAAGTTAATTTAGTGGAGTATATGAGCATTTcaaatagtttatttaaaaaaattcaagaaatcaCTAATATAGACCAGGAATTAAAAGAGTTAAGAAAATTAGTCAAGGATGGGTGGCCAAATTCAAAGAAAGAAGTGAACGAAATAGTTAAACCGTATTTTAAACATCGACATCAAatagttgaaattaaaaatgttttatttcgaAATCAAAGAATCATTGTACCAAAAGAACTAAGAGCCGAAATACTAAAAAGATTACATTATAATCATCTTGGCATAATTAAAACTCAACTAAAAGCAGTTGAATTGGTCTACTGGCcaaacataaataaagaagttatggacgttgttaaaaattgtccaacgtgtttgacatttcaaaatgctaacagtaaagaaaaaatgacTAATCGTGAGATTCCCAACAGACCATGGCAAATTGTTGCAGCCgatctttttcattttaatgggAAAGAATATCTGTTAATAGTggatttgttttcaaaatatcccGAAATTTGTGACTTAAATAACAACACTACAGCTGAAATTgtgataaacaaatttaaggAAAATTTTTCCAGGCATGGAAAACCTGATTTGATATACACAGATAATGGTCCTCAattcgttaattttaaatttattagatttttgaATGAATGGGAAATCGATCACAGAACAAGTTCACCTAGATATCCGCAATCGAATGGATTTATAGAGAGGCAGGTgcagataataaaaaatttaatgaaaaaagcacattttgataataaagatttttaccTAGCTTTGCTAGAATACAGAAATTCACCTTTGAACCATAATTTACCTTCGCCTTCACATCTATTATTTGGTAGAGTTATAAAAGGATATATTCCCACGTcacaatcaaaattaacacCACATTATAATACAAAAGAATATAGAAACACAATGAGaatggaaaaagaaagaacCAAGGAAGCATACAATAATAAGACAAAAgacttaaaagaattaaatattaatgacaaaGTAATAGTGCAGTTGGAAAAAGGAGAGAAATGGAAGCCAGGAGTTATCGTGAAGATTGCAGAACAGCATCCAAAGTCATACATAAGTAGTATagattcgccgattcaagaacctcctcctcgaacctgcgttctaggaggaggttcttgaatcggcaaattttttgggggtcagaggaggttcgatgaggagaggaggttcttgaatcggcgattcttttgagggtcggaggagattcgatgaagagaggaggaggtcaattaacttgagaaggtcatgttattttgacgaaattattaaaaatttatctttattaaaaatgtatctttatttaggttatgttattaaaaatttatctttatatgtaacctgtttacctagatgaaaacaattactatgtttatccttcgacgcttctcaatgaactggtaatgttttcgatatatctcTTAACTTATTGTACACAAAGGTATACGGTTTTGGGACatgtaggtatacaaataagtgagtcatgatctacctgcgggatattttttaaaatttattgtgtaaagGTATACGGAGCTTTAAAATatgcgaggaggttcttgaatcggcaaattttttggggggatacgttcgaggaggaggtcaattaacttaatactagtaagtgagtcatgatctacctgcgagatatttttttaatttattatgcagAGGTATACGgagttataaatatacatgtaTACAAACGCACTCGATGCATCCTCCTCCTCCCCAATAAGTTTCAGGAGCGGTGAGGGTTTATAAACGCCTGCGAAATGTGGTATTGACGTAGTTCTTTCATAACAAGTAGAAGTgtacaacattaaattgtaaaatggtcGTGTGTGAggattgtggaaaaagttttactcgagttgacaatttaaaaagacaTCAACGATTATCTTGTATTGGCAAGAGAATCAAGCTTGACGCACCGCAAATTCCAAAAGCAGTAAAATGTGAGGCTTGCGATGATTATGTAAATAGACAATGTTACTCTGCACATTTACGAAGCAACGCACACAAGCGTAACGCTTTTGTTATAATCGATGACGGAGTGGAGAGAATAGCTGGAGCATTCGGTGACAAAATTGTCAGTTATCGAATAAGTGAAGAAGGTTTTTTTGTGGATTTGGATGAATTTTCTCATAGAATTcgagaaaaaatactaaatctaATACAAAGCGCAATCGATATTCaccgaaatgtaaaattaaatatggaatgttttggtttgtattttttacaatcaaaggaagactgtgaaataaaatcattcaatacGAAAAATAAGGTAGTATCATTAGCGTCGgatctgtataaaatatataaggaatttattgatgaaatttcatcaaaaatgtcaGAATTCCAGGAACGAGATTCAGGTAAGCGTAATGTGACATAATATacctatatattataaaataaatgtttcaatattttatttaggatggactttaatgcaaattctctatatggagttaaatttaaacaaatataatcctATCAGAGCATCTAATTACATCGATCTACCATcacaaataaaagcaaagcgtgctgtgataaatatacaaaacgcgGATGATGCATGTTTTGCATGGGCTGTAACATCCGCACTACATGAACCGAACGGTTTACCACAGAGGACATCTTCGTATCCGAATTACCTAGACTGCGGCTTAGactattcaaatattgtttttccagTTAAATTACGAGATATACCTGTATTTGAAAAGCAGAACAAACTATCTATTAATGTATATGGAATAAATGAGTATTTTAAAGACggtgttatgaattatgacataattacaatgtatatatgtcgacaaaaagaagaaagacatataaatttattattggttaCAAATGATTCCGGGAATAGTCactattgttggataaaaaatctGTCTCGATTACTATCATCGCAAGCATCGCAGAATGGTCATGAAAAGTATATTTGCGACGGATGCTTGGTATTCTTTACgtcagaaaataaacttatccgTCATCAAAGTGACGATTGCAGCAAGGTAAGGGCAATtttaccaacaacaaatttgaaaataaataaatatggaaatgaagaaaaggaaaatatactacagttcgaaaattttgaacgacaattaaaaataccgtTCGTGGTGTATGCAGATTTTGAAGCATTACAGAAACCGATCGCCGATGCGGAAGCAACAGAACTTAACGATGATAATTCATACTCCgtcaaatgtttcaaacacgAACCTTATGCATTtgcatattatataaaatgttcataTGACGAATCATTGTCGAAGTTTGAAATATATCGCGGATGTAATGCTGCTCAAATTTTCATGAGCAAGTTGGAACATGACGTTctgaatatatacaaaaattatttaagccaACCAAAAGAAATGCTCCCATTACCACCTATTGATAGATTAATACATGAGATGCAGGATATCTGTCACATTTgttcgcacaaaataaaagaaggtaATAAAGTGTGCGATCATGATCACCTAACTGGGTTGTATAGAGGACCCGCACATGCTGTATGTaacatcaattatcaattaccaaaGTTCATACCGATATTCTTTCACAATCTTTCGAACTACGATTGTCATATGTTTGTGAAAGATATGgcattaaaagaagaagacgtGGACGTTATAGCacagaataaagaaaagtatatatcattttcgaaaaaaattatcgtaggAGAAAACATTGACAGCAAGGGAAAGCTAAGGCGGGTTCATATGAAATTGAGATTTGTGGATTCATTTAGGTTTATGGCTTTATCGCTAGAGAAGTTGGGTTCATTTTTGGA is from Onthophagus taurus isolate NC chromosome 8, IU_Otau_3.0, whole genome shotgun sequence and encodes:
- the LOC139431106 gene encoding uncharacterized protein, translating into MVVCEDCGKSFTRVDNLKRHQRLSCIGKRIKLDAPQIPKAVKCEACDDYVNRQCYSAHLRSNAHKRNAFVIIDDGVERIAGAFGDKIVSYRISEEGFFVDLDEFSHRIREKILNLIQSAIDIHRNVKLNMECFGLYFLQSKEDCEIKSFNTKNKVVSLASDLYKIYKEFIDEISSKMSEFQERDSGWTLMQILYMELNLNKYNPIRASNYIDLPSQIKAKRAVINIQNADDACFAWAVTSALHEPNGLPQRTSSYPNYLDCGLDYSNIVFPVKLRDIPVFEKQNKLSINVYGINEYFKDGVMNYDIITMYICRQKEERHINLLLVTNDSGNSHYCWIKNLSRLLSSQASQNGHEKYICDGCLVFFTSENKLIRHQSDDCSKVRAILPTTNLKINKYGNEEKENILQFENFERQLKIPFVVYADFEALQKPIADAEATELNDDNSYSVKCFKHEPYAFAYYIKCSYDESLSKFEIYRGCNAAQIFMSKLEHDVLNIYKNYLSQPKEMLPLPPIDRLIHEMQDICHICSHKIKEGNKVCDHDHLTGLYRGPAHAVCNINYQLPKFIPIFFHNLSNYDCHMFVKDMALKEEDVDVIAQNKEKYISFSKKIIVGENIDSKGKLRRVHMKLRFVDSFRFMALSLEKLGSFLEDNQCVQIRKYFRNEEQFRLIRQKGVFPYSFVDSFEKLNLTALPDRSSFYNTLCDDSITEENYCRAQTVWNLFNCRTLGEYSDIYLTSDVLLLADVFENFRTISMKYYSLDPCHYFTAPGFGWDALLRMTGVKLELLTDIDMLHFFKNGIRGGLSMCTKRSAKANNKLMMEFDETKDPSYILYLDATNLYGHAMRRKLPTGGFRWLSDEEIQKLDIYNTEDDSEKGYVFEVDLEYPEAIHDEHNDLPFCPERIVPPGSKNAKLIANLENKTKYIIHYVNLKQCIKFGLKLTKIYRVLEFKQSNWMRSYIDFNSDKRAKAKNEFEKNHYKAMNNIVYGKTMENVEKRVDIRLVTHWECRHKKPGVEALIAKPNFKSSKIFCDNLIAVQLNVAEVRYCKPLYVGFSILELSKTVMYSFFYDYLKVKYGNNITLLYTDTDSLILEITTPNVYEDIKENIEFFDTSNYPLENIHNIPRGRSVLGRMKDEYPNRCITSFVGTGAKAYCITLLNDNVKKAKGVKKYVIDKHLSVTDYKRVVECGGSVHKKMYIFKSEFHTMYTELKNKIALSSCDDKRYILPNGCNTLAWGHWLIKRLNANK